One Vespa crabro chromosome 4, iyVesCrab1.2, whole genome shotgun sequence DNA segment encodes these proteins:
- the LOC124423887 gene encoding innexin shaking-B-like, with protein MIDTVTELYYLLRVSRIRSDGLVFRLHALTTILMLLFSVIISSKQTVGNPIECVHTRDIPVEAFNAYCWIHSTYIVSGGAMLGVAGANVAYPGVASSFGILQRRYQDEEDHRHVNDQIKRVKYYQWVAFVLIFQKK; from the exons ATGATAGACACTGTTACAGAATTGTACTATCTTTTACGC GTGTCCAGAATAAGAAGCGATGGCCTCGTCTTTAGGCTACATGCTCTAACAACGATCTTGATGCTGCTATTTTCCGTAATTATTAGCAGCAAGCAAACTGTGGGAAATCCAATAGAGTGCGTACATACGAG AGACATTCCTGTAGAGGCCTTCAATGCGTACTGTTGGATACACAGTACGTATATCGTGAGCGGTGGTGCTATGCTTGGTGTCGCAGGGGCAAACGTTGCATATCCTGGTGTTGCCTCGTCTTTCGGCATTTTACAAAGACGTTATCAGGACGAGGAGGATCATCGTCATGTCAACGATCAAATAAAAAGAGTCAAGTATTATCAGTGGGTTGCCTTCGTGCTTATCTTTCag aaaaagtaa
- the LOC124423885 gene encoding innexin inx1: MFRLLGGLAYYLKWQEVSTVSLLFRIHNNFTSVVLLTCSIIITANQFVGNPISCIVGHGLPQHVINTYCWITSTFTMPDAFSRQMGTEVAHPGVANDLGDVNARKYYTYYQWVCFVLFFQAILCYTPQWLWNMWEGGLMNTLIMGMNCGIDKQDIIKKKKSKLMEYIMSHLTRHQKYVYHYFACELLCLVNIIGQLYLMNRFFDGEFLNYGLRVLHISNTPQENRFDPMVYVFPRVTKCIFHKYGASGTIQKHDSLCVLPLNIVNEKTYIFIWFWYIILSVFLIGLVAYRAAIIFAPAVRPRLLHIASPGISIETCQSISRKVDLGDWWILYILSWNMDGILYKDFLEELTKKMSSHISQPINA; the protein is encoded by the exons ATGTTTAGGCTTTTGGGTGGTCTAGCCTATTATCTCAAATGGCAAGAAGTCTCCACCGTATCTTTGCTCTTTCGCATACATAATAACTTTACTTCGGTGGTGCTTCTAACTTGCTCAATAATAATCACCGCGAATCAGTTCGTTGGAAATCCAATCTCATGTATCGTCGGTCATGGCCTGCCACAACATGTCATCAACACCTACTGTTGGATAACCTCAACGTTCACGATGCCGGACGCTTTCAGTCGACAG ATGGGCACTGAGGTGGCACATCCAGGGGTAGCAAACGATTTAGGAGACGTCAATGCAAGGAAATACTATACTTACTACCAGTGGGTTTGCTTCGTACTCTTCTTCCag GCAATTTTGTGTTATACACCTCAATGGCTCTGGAACATGTGGGAAGGTGGATTGATGAATACATTGATCATGGGAATGAATTGTGGCATTGATAAGCAAGATAtcatcaagaagaaaaaatccaaGTTGATGGAATATATTATGTCCCATTTAacg AGGCATCAAAAGTACGTGTATCACTACTTCGCTTGTGAGCTCTTGTGCCTGGTCAACATTATTGGACAACTGTACCTGATGAATCGTTTCTTCGATGGAGAATTTCTTAATTATGGCCTTCGTGTATTACACATATCGAATACACCGCAAGAGAATCGTTTTGATCCTATGGTTTACGTATTCCCTCGTGTTACAAAATGCATATTTCACAAATACGGTGCTTCCGGTACGATACAGAAGCACGATTCATTATGCGTTTTACCGCTAAACATAGTCAACGAAAAGACTTATATCTTCATTTGGTTCTGGTATATCATTCTCTCCGTATTTTTGATTGGTTTGGTCGCTTACAGAGCTGCTATAATATTTGCACCGGCCGTAAGACCAAGATTGTTGCATATCGCATCGCCTGGAATATCAATTGAAACGTGTCAAAGTATTAGTAGAAAAGTAGATCTTGGTGATTGGTGGatactttatattctttcgtgGAACATGGACGGTATCCTTTATAAAGACTTTTTAGAAGAACTTACGAAAAAAATGAGCTCCCATATTTCTCAACCGATCAATGCTTAA